The genomic window CCTCTCCTAAGCTATCGAATCTACACAATGTCTTCCACATGTCAATGTTGAAGAAGTATCAACCCAACCCTACTCATATACTGGATGATGAAATTATCGAAGTAGACGAAAAAGTGAAATGCGTGGAAGAGCTAGTGCGAGTACTAGATCGAAAAGAGCAAGTTCTCCAAACAAAGGTAATCCCAATCACGAGGTTTTATGGTGACACCACAACGTAAAAGAGGTCACGTGGGAAAGCAAGGAGGAAATGAGGCAAAGGTACCCCATCTCTCCAATAGAATATAAGGGACGTtcaatttcgggactaaattcctTAAGATTGGGAGATTTGTGACATCCAAAATTTTGTTCGATAAGATAGCAAGCTCTGAATACTTAACGGTCCATGCTACATTAGCAAGCTCATCACCAGACTGCATTATCTACACTATCGTGAGTACCTGCCCCTCGGCTCATTCCCATCATCACCAAGACAACTCAACCGCGAAACCTCAAGCCACGCCAAGTTATCAATCATGACACCGAAACACTGCATCATCACTGAACTAGACCAGCTCAGCGACTGGCGCCACATCAATGTGACCGGGTGCTGCCGAGTTACACCGCGTGATGCCACATAATCCTCCAAGATGCAACATATCACTTCCCCCAGCTAACCTTCCCTTTCACCCTGCCAAATTGGCCACAACTAAGCCAAGGTTCATCCCATTTGTTGCCGCAAATGAGCGACAACACATGGAGGGATGCCAAGTCAACAACCACtgccagagagagagagagagagtgtgttgaTTGTGGAAGGGAAGAAAAAATGGACAAAGAGAGAGAGAGCGTTGACTATGGAAGGGAAGAAAAAATGGACaaagagagagagaagagtgatCCATTCATCCCCTACCCTCACGCCCTCTTCAATGCCTTCTCTCCTTTTCCATTGCAGCAGTGAATCAGAAGTAGCCGCAAGACAGAAGCCAATGAAGACATCCCTTATCTCTGCCCGTCTCTGCATCTCTCAACTCCATCCACCGTCGACCCCCTCAGCCCACGACCTTACGCCACTGACCACCAGGCTGCAACTCTCATGTGCCCTCTCCTCAGCTCGTCCGCTTGTGTCACAACGCCATCGTCTTAGCTAGAGCATCAACGATCCGAAAGCTCGCCTTCATTCCACCAAGCCGCCACTGCAACTCATGAGGACCCGAGGCAAGTAGATATCCTCCATTCTATACTACATCGATTGTTTGTCATGTGACGAGGAAATTCCTAAAAAAATCCTTCGAATTTAGTGTTTCCGAAGACATAGCCCCTAGTTGCCGATCTTGGATAAAGTTATATAGTTAAATGGGTTAAGACTTTAGCCGTTGGATTTGTGTATGTGTTATGGGAAGATTATATACCGAATCCTTGTACATGCTTGTACTGAGGGTGCCACAAGTTGAGCCGAACGAGAATGTGTTGTCAAGTCTATTTCAGTTTAGCCCAATCTTGAGGTTTTGCTAATTTTGTGCCGACTTATGTGATGCAAATTTCATGGGGTGTTCTTCAAAAAAGTTGTCCATCATTGGATGTTCTACAACATGCTTTAATTTCAGAATTTTTGGACTTGGTACAACAAAAATATATTTGAAAAACCAAATAGTAGGAAATCTGTTTTTCGACTTACCGCACCGACCCCTCCTTGTTTTCTATTTTCCACAAATTTTGGTCCAGAATTCTAACATACATCCTTCATAAAAGATGTAGATACATCCAAGGCTACCACATATTAAATTTTCATTATTTTTCATCTCATTTAGTTGGTGAAATATTTATTTTCCTACTTAATTATGTTCTAAAAAATCTTATTGTTTTAGGTCCAATTTGCAAAAATTATTTAGAATTGTACGAGCTGAATCAGACTTCGAGTCCTTCATGAACAATTCCCTCTAGATCCTGTCTACCTCATATTAAAGTTTCATAATATTTTAAACTAGTTTACCTAGGCAATGGTTATCGTTTCTAAAGGCATGCAGGATGCCTTATAACGCTAGTTTAGGACCTAGGATGTGAGAGTCTTTTGACAGTTCACCTAATATTGGCACGGGCGAGCTTATATTAGTCTAGGGGATAAAAATGACTGATGATTCATTAAATGCATGCTTAATTCCCTGAATAGTAGTGACGTTCATGTACTTTTAATTGAATTATGAAATTGTTGCATCATGATGTGGAAGTGTGAGTGAGAATACTATCAATCCTTGGGACGACGATGCCTTGAGGGATAACTGGGTTCTTCCATATGCCTATGAGGCCTGGGGGTTACGAGGTTCCTGTGGCATCCCAAAATTCATGATGACCTCTAGTTACTTTAAAGTCTATGAATAGGTGATGGAAATACTATTAAGTTATTTTATAGCCATTTAATCCATAATTTGCAATAAGATTTATGGCCAAGCTTTTAATGGGTAATTATGTGATAGGAAAGAAAATTGTATCATTGGCCATGTGTTTGGAATTTATGAATTTTGTGACTACAAGTTTTATGGCCTTATTAATTTTACAAGTTAGGTATTTATTTAAGTGGAAAATGTTAATGGATGATCAAGGTTGGTGCTATAGGACAATTTGATAAAGAAGACTTTGTTCTTGACTATGCACTTTATAGATTTGATTTTATGGATTAATGTCACAAAGTCTTTTGGCCATTTTATTATGcaattaggtatttatttaaatgaggattaagatgtattattaaaaaataaatttGGGCCATTTAAGTTTGGACTTTAGGCCCAAGGATGTTGAGCCTAAAGTGGGCCAAAAGGCCGGCACATGAAGCCCATTGGGCTATCGACGCATGGAGGGGGGAGGAGGAGCCGCATGGCCTCCTCCAAGTGTCTTCAACAAGGGAGACACTTGTCTCCTTTTTGGGGACAAGTGTCCCCCATGCAAAATGAGAATGCATGCAAGTATATATAAACAACCAAAAAGAAAGAGAGAGGGGGAGTGGCCGATTTTGAGAGTGAGAGAGGGAAACCGAGAGAGGAAGAGGAAGGCCGTGCAAAGAAGAAGAGGAGGATTCGTCCGCCCGTTCGTCTGCCATTTCGTTGCTGCTTTGTCATTGTTTGTTGCTGTTTTGTGCTTGAATCTAAGGCAAGTAGAGTCCTAAAACCTACCCTTTGCTTGCTGTAAAGTGTGTGTAGAAGATGATAAATCGTGGTTGTGGTAAGCGGTGCAATTTCGGAGCTTCAGGGAGAGGTTTGTTGGTCTTGCATGCTGTTTCTGGAAAATCAGCTTGACTGTTCACGAGTTTGGGGGTTGCATGCGACTTTTTATTGAGAATTTCACTTCTAcctcttcacgaaagttgtagaaaACATCTCAAAGTATAATATACTAAAATTTGAGACAAAACGGCTGCGTTTTAAGGGGTGGAAACCCTCCCTCTACGAAAACGCTAGATCTGGAACTGTCTTGTTGACCTCTTGGTGGTTTTGTGTGTTTCATGTCGCTTTTTATCGAGAATTTCACTTCGACTTCTTCAAAAAAGTTGTATAGAACATCTTGAAGATTAACATACTCAAATTTGAGGTAAAACGAGCAAGTTTAGCCTAGTGAAACGATTTTCTTTTGAAGATGACAGATCTGGAAGTATGGTACTGGACTCCCGAGACTTCATGGACGATATGATGACTATCCTTTGATAATATCACCTAGATCCCTTAATGAAAGTTGTAGTGGACTTCTTGAGGCAAAACATATCAAAATTTCAGAGGAAATTAAGGAAGATAAGTAGGCAAAACCTCGATTTTTCGGAGACAGCTAAACTGGACTGTTCGGTACTAGGAACAGGAGCTTCGACCGTCTATAGTTAATTATATAGGACGAATCTAGCCTTGATGTCTTCATGAAAATCTACCTTAGGGTCTTGACTATAACCTGGTAAAATTTCATGATTTTTGGAGGTCATTCGAGTATTTTAATCGAAATATTTCAAGAACTACGCAATCTGATTTTATCCGAATTTTGCATGCTGTATTGTGTGAACAATATATTATTGTGTGAAGCTCTTTTGGGCATGTTTTCTTCATGGAATTGCAACCTTTATGTCTTGCCTATCACATGTTCTGATTTTATAATTTTTTAAGATCATatggatatttaattaatgtttatTTTCGAAATTGTGCAAACTGGAATTTGCTAAATCTCAAAAATCATGATGTATGGATTATTCTAAGTTGTATGGACCCATGGATTGTATTGTCATGAGTGATTGTATCTTGCTGCATGTATGATGATGATTGGAAATGCATATAAAAatcaaatgatgaaaatgatcttgTTGCCATCATATTATATGCCATGTTGAAATTGAGCCATAATTATGAATGTGAACTATGATAAATGAGAATGCCGTCGGAGGTGTGAGCCGACGATGCCCCGGGAGTGTCGGGATGCCTAGCTAGGGAGTGTAAAGGCCGGATGCCCGGTGGCCTAGTGGCGTAATTCCAGAGGGTCCTCAGGAGTTTCGAGATGCCTGGTGGTATACGGTACGTAATTCTAGAGGAGGGGGGAATCTTGGTGGTATGTCGGTACGTAATTCCGGAAGCCCTGGAGGTTTGTGCCCGGGGGAATGCCTCGTGATGCTAGTTGGGATATGAGATGCCCGGAGGTGTGTGCCGGATGCCCGGTGACCTTAAATGGCTGAATGCCGGAGGTTCCTCGCGATGCCAGGATTGGGTGCGAGCGATAaattgtgggatgcaaatattgatCCCTGGAAAGAAAAACTGATGAGATTCTTGTGAAAGATAAGAAATAAAAATGAATCATGCGCATGGGTGTATGCATATGGCATGATGCATGATCTGCTTATGAAAATAAATTGATACAATTTGACATTGAGAATGCGATCATGAAGGCTTTAATGGATCTCATGATGATGCATGCTTGATAGCATGGATGATATGAATCATGGTGGTATATGCACGATGGCATGGCAAGATATGCATGACTGCATGGCAATATATGCACGACTGCATGGTGATGTGTGCTTGATAGCATGGATGATATGAGTGCATGGTAATATATGCACGTTGCATGGTGATATATGCATGAATGCTTGATGATGCGTGCATGGTGGTATATGCACATATGCATGAATATGCATGAATGCTTGATGATGAGTGCATGGTGTACATGCACATATGGTATGGATATATGCATGAATGCTTGATGATGATGGCATGATGATATATGTATGGTTGCGAGGTGAGGTATGCTTGATATGCATGAATGATATTTGCTTTGTTATGATGCTTTAATTGTTCTGTTTGACGCAATGAGTAGTTTGGTGGATCTTTACTGCTGAGTGGTTGTACTCACCCATTTTGGGGAATAACATTTCAGACTAGATAAGATACCTCTGCTGCCACTGCCACCAATAGATGGATCAAGTGGTTGGACATGATCGTGAGGACGAGGATAGCAAAGGAAGGAACTTTTGGATGCCGACACTAATTAATGGACTTTAAGTATACGACTGTTGGAGAATATGTCGGTTATCTTTTGAAGTATAGCCATGTATAGAAAACCATGGCATTTTGATGTACTGATGAATGATGTCCATCTGGTTTAAGTAGATACAAGTGTTCGGCTTATACCTATTAATGTTTAGTTGGTGTGCATCGTTTTCTGAATGTAAGGAAGGGAGTTGATGGATGTGCTTCCGCTATATGAACTGCGCAAGGGACCgataataaaatatgtaaaccccCATAGTTGTATGGACCCGCTGCAATTGAAATGGTATCAGAGTGACATGTTATCAGGTCAAGCAAATGGTAATCGAACTGTAGCGACCCTAACGGTTCGGGGGCCGTTCGAGGGGCGCCACAGTTCCCCAGATGATGATGGTAGTTTGAATTTATATTGAATatgactttagtacttttgaattgaATGATTGATTATCTGTTAGAATAATTTATTACTTGTATTGATATGTCATGTAATTTGAAAAGGTTCTCAGGTAAATCGATGTGCAAGTAATTTATTGAACTTTCTATTAAGGCTTTCTTTGTCAATACGATAATCGATTTGTGTAGTATAGACCAATGGACTTTCTGCTTGTTGGGTTTAGACTCATTGGTtgttgacttcatcttttcagatcAATAAAATGTCAATTCCACTGTCTCTCCTATGGTCCATGGCAGGGTGTTAATTAACTTCTTGAGGGAGCATGACGAGTTCGTAGATCTTGGCTTTCCGATTACAGTTTTCATTCATATCAAGTTGCGTATGGTTGTGGACGTAGGGCCCTTAAGGGAGTAGGTCATGCTCGGTTTCATCGGGATGTATGCCAATGTCAATGGGCTCACAGTGGATCCACTCCCACTGTTGGTCGACGAGTTCAAAGATGGAGGCAACCCCTCTGTGTAAGAGCGAGGTAGGAGGGAAGCTGGTTTTTGGAGTTAGGAAGACTTTTTACAGAAGCAGGGGCTAGGGTTTAGGAAACCACATGTACATCTAGGTTGGGAGGGGTGATCGACGCACAGTATGATAAAGTCAATAGTATTGACCTTTTGAAATTCCCCAGTGTAACCAGCCTAACGCccgacaaatatatataaataaataagaaatGAAGTTGTCTCGTTCATAGAAGCCACGTGGACCCCAAAATTACTTTAATCCCTTACGCTTTCGCATGCTTAAGAAAAAAGTGAAACATAAAGATAATTGTGTTAGTAGTTTTACAATAGCTATGACTTGTTGGGGACATCACATTCTGCCTATGAGAGTGAGGGATGAGACACCCTCGTCGACCTTTGGCAAGGCGGGCAAGGGTATCTCAACCAACCCTCATTGGCCTTTAGCATTGGCAAGGGGCCTCATCCAGGCGAAGTTGGCCCCTCGCCAGAGGCAAGAGGACAATGAGGGCTTCCTAGCACTCATTGACCTTCGCTGCCCTCTAGCAAGGGCTAGACAAGGGTCCCCTCGCCAAAGGCTGGTGAAGGTTGGTCTCACCTGTGGCCAGTGAGGACGTCCCGGCCCTCACCCTTGCTAGCAGTCGACGACCTCCATCAATCGAAGGCGGGTGGAGGAAAATTAGGAAGAAAGAGGAAAAAAGGGGGGGGGGGAAGACAAGAAGCAAAAGAgaaggaaaaaaaagaaaaaaaggaaaaatcaataaaaaaataaaattttcaaaaaataattaaaaattatataaaaatatctacgTCAATGCCGATTGTGCCACATAGGAGGATCAATGTCTAAGTCAATAATTTCCATTATAATTGGCCGAATGGACTCAATTAGTACCAATgtgaaacaattaaaaataaattagTCCAATTGAAAGGTTTAAGATTGAATTAATACCATTAAAATATGTTTAAGACTTTTTTTTATACTTTTCTCCATATAAATGCTTGGTTCTACAGAAGATGACACCATCGAGACCTCTTTTTTAGCGTGCTTTGGGCCTCTCTGTAAACATCACCTTTTTCTATCAAGTCTACGAGCTAGTCACGTTGATTCGGCAGACTTGTTCTTAATGTATCACTTATGAAATAGGAGAATGAGGATTTCAATTTCGTGAAGAAAATCAATGATTCCGCTACTTGCTTCGTTTCCCTTTTGGATGGCTTCAACTCTAGACCTTAACAAAATCTCTCCTTTTCTGCTGGGAAGAAGCACATTGAAATCTATTCCCACATTTTTATTAGGAGAAGGTTCGAGTTTATTGTTAACATGCGCATATGAGTATTAAGCAAAAAGAAATATAACATTCAAATGTGGAGTAAAGTTGAGTAACTAATATATCTCGGTTTGATCATGTCTTAGTGATTCAAGCTTTTAAGTGAAATTGAATGTAATTAGATTAATGTGGTTCCAACTTGACCTCCCTTTTAGTGATTTTTTCTACTAAAGGTATTAGGCATCTTCTGCATCAACCTAATAAGTGGTATAAAAGCTAATGACTGATTGGTAAGCCCCCATTGTCGACATGCATtcgataaatatatcaaaaataataataatctcaaatgTGACTCCAATATCAAGATGAAGGATGGTTTCTCTCGACTTTCCGACAAAAGCTTGGTTGGGTCAAGATGATTAAGGTAGAGTCTAAAGGGCAGATATTATCCCTCACCAACATTGGCCATAACTTGGCCGGGCAAAGTGAAGATTTGAGTTGAGATAATATTGATATGGAATGATACCTAGATTAAGAGGGAGTGAGCCTAACATAGGTCATGTGTGAGGGAGATTTGTTTAAGTGCATGTATGAGGGTGTTAACTGAAAAGAATTTCACATCATAATGGACTTAGTACTCTAAAAAATCCTCAAATTTAAATCCACATCTAATTTTATCATAATATTTTTCTCATGGAAAATGTCCAATTTTAGGTCTAATCCCAACATACTCTATACTTTTTATGTTCTATAAAACCCCCTTCTTTAGGTCCAGTCACCCCTTGTAGCATCTGTCTCCCTAATTGATTTGTAATCAATTAGTGTCGCAATCGCTATTAGGGttgcagagagagagagagagagtcatCTTCGCGCCACTGGTTGTTGCATTGAGACCCAATTGCCAGCGCTATCGAGCTATCTCGGGTGGCCTCTGTCTCTCCATTTGGTTCGTTATCAAGTGCCACGGGACCCCAGCCATTCTTGGACTGATTGTCCATTTGATGCTAACAAACGTGACACCCCATGCCCCCTCTGTCCTTTATTTGTCTCGTGATCAAGTGTCATGGACCTGAACCACCGTGGAATCCGTGGCCGTCTGGTGTCTCAACCACTACAGGGGTTGCAATTAAAGAGAGAAAAAGGTGTTAGAATATCCAACTGATTAGCTAAAGTTAGCCGATAGAGGGAGGTCGCATCTTTATAAAGTATGTATAAGCTCTATAAACAAGGGATGTAAGATTCTTTAACACCCTTTTAACGTGTCAGCTGGACTAGAAATAATATGCATAATTTGATGAATAGAAATCAGACATAGAAATAAACTAAGGTAAACTATTTTCGATACCATATTAAAATATACAACCCAAAAATTTAAACTAATAAATAGAGGAAAACTGCATATGCAAGTAAATAAGAGACGTGCGATACTTTAATAAGGAAATACGTGACACGTTCATACATAACTTACTCATAATTAAGCATACGCAAATTACACATTCTCCCGGTACATAAAGAGAGATCCCGAGCAACAAGATTGCACATTGTTTGTCTCATCACAACACACTCTTTGGGGCCAACAACATCGTCAACACACATATCAAAAGCTCCTACTCTCTCCAATTCACAATGCCTATTATTGACAGGACAGGCTTCAAACCTTTAAGCCAGTGCTGTACACTAATGTGCACCATGGCAGCACTCAAACTTCACAATGTTCTTCATCACCCGGGGGCAAACCGGGCATTTCACATTCTCGGGCACGTACCCGACCATGTTCGGGATGTAGAAGTGGTGGCACGTTTGGGGAGCCACCACCTTGTCGTGGTGCTCCTTGAGCGCGACGTCAAAGGTCTTGCCATCCACGTTCACTTGCTTCTTCCAGGTATCGTATTGGGCCAGCACCTTTGACGAGGAGGCCAAGGGCGTGTTGATCACCACACGGGTCCCCTTCGTGAGGAGGGCGAACCCGCCGTCCTTCTTGAAGTTGGTGTAGAGCTTGAGGATGTCTTGCAGCAGAGGGTCGAGGATGTCCGCTTTCCCCTGCAACATGGAGAACATGCAGCTTTCGAGGCGAGTCCAGAAGAGCTGAATCTTCCCAACGTTATAGGCCACAATGGAGTTCCCGTCGTCGGAGATCTTCTTCAAGTGCACTTCTACCTCGTGCACTTCCTTTGTGTCTTCGCCTCCGTACAAGAAAATGAGCTTCTCCGATTTGATCTGATTGTtcgatatcacaaaatcatcatgtaACTCATTTAATTTTGAGCAGTTTAAATTGTTCTTTTGGGTTATTTGGATGACGCTTTTGTGACAGAGACATTGAAATTCACCATGCCTGTGTTAGTTCACTTACCGCCTCTTGCACGTTAGGGGCAATGGAGTCGTTCACAAGGAGCTCGAACCAGCTGATGTCACGCCTCCTCCAAAGGGTCACCACCACACCATCCGTGAAAGGAAATGCATTAAACCCCCACATCCTTATCATGCTCATTGCGTTCTGGGACTCGACCTTCCCTTGCGGATCCAACACCACCACGATGGGCTCGTTCCTAAAGTGCCACTTCTCCTTGATGATCCTGATGGCCACCTTGTTTATCAGTGTCGGGTGGTGTGTCGAGCACCACGGCATCTGCGACTGCAGGTTCTCGAAAACGTTGGGCAGGTCCTCGCTATCTTGGTCCACAACCGGGATCCATAGGATCTCGTGATTCTCGTGGAACTTGGGCTCATTATAGATTTTCACCAGGATCGAGAGGTCATGGGAGGATAGCTTCAGGTCAGAGATGAGCAGCAACACATTCTTCCTTCTGAGGTATTCAATCTTATCCTGTCGACCCATACGTAAACCAGACATGATCAATCTCACTCCTTAAATTGGAAACAAAAGCATTCCTGATGAAATCGAAGTTAGGTGTTTAATTAAAGGCTAACCGTGGTCTTCTTGGAGCCAATGTAAAGCGGCTGAGGATCGTCCTTGGTGTGAAACAGCGCCTTAATGAGCTCCACATTGTCCGTAGGTGCAGTAAAAAGCCGCTGCAGCCTCTGGTACTCTCTAATCTC from Rutidosis leptorrhynchoides isolate AG116_Rl617_1_P2 unplaced genomic scaffold, CSIRO_AGI_Rlap_v1 contig120, whole genome shotgun sequence includes these protein-coding regions:
- the LOC139881154 gene encoding protein SIEVE ELEMENT OCCLUSION B-like, which translates into the protein MAVLKGLPAITKPVEPQKIQVFGVLNDLIKTTLEMTQCIVEFDHDSKDVPELAKVIDIPSSVYQIIITVLGCSIQFTALITTTPVDESKGRDLPAFARKVNMIHHSIKRQLEDFREKREIREYQRLQRLFTAPTDNVELIKALFHTKDDPQPLYIGSKKTTDKIEYLRRKNVLLLISDLKLSSHDLSILVKIYNEPKFHENHEILWIPVVDQDSEDLPNVFENLQSQMPWCSTHHPTLINKVAIRIIKEKWHFRNEPIVVVLDPQGKVESQNAMSMIRMWGFNAFPFTDGVVVTLWRRRDISWFELLVNDSIAPNVQEAIKSEKLIFLYGGEDTKEVHEVEVHLKKISDDGNSIVAYNVGKIQLFWTRLESCMFSMLQGKADILDPLLQDILKLYTNFKKDGGFALLTKGTRVVINTPLASSSKVLAQYDTWKKQVNVDGKTFDVALKEHHDKVVAPQTCHHFYIPNMVGYVPENVKCPVCPRVMKNIVKFECCHGAH